The sequence agataaataGTGCTATTGCCATATAAGAGAATCTACTCACAATAAGAATTATTGATAACAGTATCATCGACAAACCTTAAAACAATTACACAGCATGAAAGAAACCAGGGAAAAGTAAACCCTTTTTGAGACCAATCatataaatttctaaaaatacaaACATATTATGTTGTAAAGGAAAGTAAATCAGTGTTGGCCTGAAGTCCAAGGAGGGCATGGAGAGAGTATAAAAGGGAACAGGCAAATACGCAGGTCATATTATGACTACAATGTTTCAGGGCTTTATACACATCAACACACAAAAGTttaaatggattgtacaaagcaagggactgtataacacatgGAATCAAGTGGTGAAtgacagactgtggttaataggacaaaCATGAGAACGTTTTCTCCCGAatggtaacaaatatataatactaatttaAGGTATTAgcaattgggtgggttggggggaaaatacatcaaatgtaagatatgggctagaGTTAGtagtaacatatttttaaatatggaacgcttcaagACTTGCATGggatccttgcgcaggggccatgctaatcttccctgtatcgttccaattttagtatatatatgtgctgccaaagcaagcagagTAGTAATATCTTGaagctctttcatagtttgtaacaaatatttcacaacaacgcaaggtgttggtggtggggagatgtatggaagCCTTGTACGACAATATGTATGTCTGTActgtaaattcaaaaatattactatatattgtttatgcatgttcatgtatgaatgatacacttcaataaaattttatgaaaaaaataaaaaggatacacTTTAGGTGTAGCTTATTGCATGTGAATTATAccttaataaatcttttaaaaaaataattcaaaataaaggTCTACTGAAGGTTTGGCACCCTATAGTGTCTCCACCATCTCTTTCCTCAAAATCTGGGTGGGAAAGCCTTGTCTCAGTGGCAGCAAATATTGGGGAGCAAGAAAGGCTGTTTGCAATTGAGTCAATAGGAATGTTGGCTGTGTCAGGTGCACAAGATACACAGGTCCAGAGGATATGAAAATTTCTGTACACACTGATCCCACACAGTCATAAGCCACTGGAACATTTGTAGAAGCACTTTTAAAAGTACATTCCTAATAGTGTGCTGCAGTCTCCTCCCCACCCTATTAAGCCTGTACTTCTGTACCAATTATGGCTCCCCTTGGCCCTTCTAGCCTCACAACTAGTGCCTCTAGCCTACTCAATTCTGTACAGGACCCAGGGAAGAAAGTCCCCTCAGTCACAGTGGCTGGGCATTATGTGATATCCCtgtgaacaaagaaaaaaaattcacaatttCAGAAGTAGTGGAGGTTAGAACTGCCCCTCTTCAggcatgcaaaaaaaaacaaaacaaaacaaaacaaaaaaaccctggcATCCAAAGCCACAATGATAAACTCTAAGCCCTGAAATCCTTCATAGGAGGAATTGGGAAGCAATGCATATTAAGCCAAAATCAGAGAAAGAGAGCTATTTTCGTCAACACATTACCATCTCTGATGCACAAATTTTGGATCCCCAATGTTTACTCCTTCATGCTGGCAGCACCCAGCTCTTTTCTCAAACCAACCCACACATGTAAAGGTGTGGCTTAAACAATAAGGACTGTATTACTGTACAAAGCAGAACACTGTGAAGCAGAAGGTTCCTGGGTTGGTGACCAGAGGATGATAAAAATTCATCGCTAGCATCATGTGAGACCAATAATATCCCTAAAAAAGGTTGACCTTCCATGCAAGCCACTAGCAAATCTTAGGGTCCATGCCCTAACTAGTTAgagaaggaaggaatggaaacCCCCTAATGCTCAGGTTCCACACTTTCCTCCAGCAAATCAGAACAAAGTCTCCTTCATGGAGCATGTTACAATGGTGACAGACACTGTGAAAACCTGACCATTGGAGGAAGTAAGAACCTATGCTGCAGAACCTGATAAGCCATAAATCAGGCAAAGGTCTAGGCAGGTTAGAAAGTTTAATGCAACTCCATAAGCTTCCTCCACCCCCAAAACTAGAGGGAAATTAGTATCGGGATGTTCAGATAGATGCGATTAAATCAAGGAGAAGACTCTCTCACAAGAGCTCTCTGTGTTCTTACACTGAACAGAGAAACAGCATAGTCTCTGTGCACCTAAGGCCTTTATACAGTGTGAAGTCTCTGGCATCAAATGAGGACAGAGCTTTGGCTAAAGGATCTGCACATTCGCCACATTAATAAGGCATGTGAACATACCAATTTATGAGGCTGTACCACTGGCTAAAGGATTTCCTACATTTGCCTCCATCATAAGGTCTTGCTCCAGGTGAACTCTCCGGTGCTTAATAAGATCAAATTTGCGGCTAAAGGATTTCCCACACACACTGCACTCATAAGGCCTTTCTCCAGTGTGAACTCTCCGGTGTTGAATGAGGCCAGAGCTTTGGCTGAAGGATTTCCCACATTCATCGCAGTTATAAGGCCTTTCTCCAGTATGAACTCTCCGGTGCTGGATAAGGTTGGATTTGAGTCTAAAGGATTTGCCACATTCACTACATTCATAAGGCCTTTCTCCAGTGTGAATTATCCGATGGTAAATGAGGCTAGAGTTTTGGCTAAAGGATTTCCCACAAACACCGCACTCATAAGGCCTTTCTCCAGTGTGAACTCTCCGGTGTTGAATAAGGACAGATCTTTCGCTAAAGGATTTCCCACATTCACTGCACTCAAAAGGCCTTTCCCCGGTGTGGACTCTCTGGTGTTTAATGAGTCTAGAGATTTGACTAAAGGTATTTCCACACTGACTACACACATAAGGCATTTCATTAGTGTGAAGTTTCCGGTGTTGGATAAGGCCAGAGCTTCGGCTGAAGGATTTCCCACATTCGCCACACTCATAAGGTctttctccagtatgaattctctggtGTTGAACAAGGTCAGATTTGCAGCTAAAAGATTTCCCACATTCGCTGCATTCATAAGGCCTTTCTCCCGTGTGAACTCTCCGGTGTTGAATGAGGCCAGAGCTTTGGCTGAAGGATTTTCCACATTCAGTACATTCATAAGGTCTTTCTCCAGTATGAACTCTCAGGTGTTGAATGAGGTTGGATTTGAGTCTAAAGGATTtcccacattcactgcacttaTAAGGCCTTATTCCATTGTGAACTCTCCGGTGATGAATGAGACCAGAACTTTGGCTAAAGGATTTCCCACATTTGCCACACTTATAAGGTCTTTCTCCAGTATGAACTCTCTGGTGTTGAATGAACATGGAGCTATGGGTAAAGAATtttccacattcactgcattcATAAAATCCTTCCCCATTGTGGACTTTTTGGTGCTGAATGAGATTAGACCTTCGTGTGCAGGCTTTTCCACATTTGTTGCACTCATAAGGCCTCTCTCCCGTGTGGAGTTTCTGGTGCTGAGCAAGTGAGCCTTTGTACCGaaaagctttcccacattcactgcattcaTAAAGCCCTCCTCTATTTAGCACAGTCTGGTTGTGAACAAGTATGTGTTTGTGGCTAAAATCTTTTTTGCAGTCTCCCCAGCCATAACTTTTTCCATTGTGAACAGCTGCACGACATTCACTGTAGCTGACTGGCTTCTCCCCAGTGTGCCTGGCCTGCTGCTGAAGGAGACCCAGCCTGATCAGGAAGTCCTTCCCAACTTCTCTACAGGTAAATGGCTTCCCTGACATATGGAATTTGCAGCTCTTCAAAAACAAAGCTCTACCCATGTCACTTTTGAAGAATTTCTCTGCAGTGTGCTGCTTCTGATGGTGGTGAAGGTTAGCACTGAAGTAGAATCGTTTGCCACATGTCCCACACATGTACAGTTTCTGCCTGTGATGTTTTCCCTGTTGCTCAGCCAAATGCAAAATGTCGTTCAAAAGGGAGCCACACATCTCAAAGGGGTGGGCCTTCTGTGGCAATGGAACAGCCCTGGGAGTCTTGACTTGTGTCACTCCTTCTATAGGAGTACTCTGTTCAGCAGATGCCTCTTCATCCCCTGCTCCATGCCAACAACCTGAAAGCAAAGAAGTGATGGTAAAGTACATGTTGACTTTCACTGGCAAATGAGGGTCTCACACATCAAGGAATGAGTCCATGGGACAGTTTTCAGGACAATGGAGTTGGGATCAGGTTGAGAAAGTGGCTACTCTGCACACTGGCCCCTAAAGTCACAGAACAGTGGAGGCTTCCCCAGGCAAAAGAACATAAGGAGAGGGTATAGCACATGGAGGAGAAATAGAGTTTACAACTCATTCCTCTGCCACAGCTATCAGTCGGACCTGTTTCCGGATGATACACGAGGCAATGCAAAAGTGTGAATCTGACTGCAACAGAGCAGGTGGTGTTCAAGGACAAGTTACAGGTATGAGCATCCCTCATGGAACAATATGTACAAGTCAGTGTTGGAGAGAACTGCAGAAGAAGCACTGAAAAAATGGGTGAGACATGTTTTCAGAGAAGTGGGGATTATGCCAGGGCTGCAAATCACAGTAGACACAACAAGTAGTAAAACTGATAAGTTGGCAAAGCATCAAGAATGGGGTAGGAAAAGTAGAAATGAAGTGTGGTCCCTGGCAATTGTACCAACACACTAGTCAAACAGGAAAGGTTCCTGGTATGGCCTGAACACAGCCCTGAGGTCACATCCTTCCACACCTGGTAATCACCCAAGCCAGGGCTCTCTGAGCTCATCTAGCCATGGCTGAAGTCATTGGCATCCTGTGAACCACCCACGGTTCTCTCCTATAACCCCAAATGAGCAACTAAATGGGACCTGGATGATACAAGTCCTAAGGAAAAGATAGCACAGGCCAAGAATAACTCAGCACACAACAGATCACTGGAAAGATAGCGAAATATTACAAAAAGAACCTTAGCAGGGTGTCTTCCACAAAAAGCCCATGGTCCATGTAAGTAGTAATCATGTCATTGATTGCAATCACTAAAACAGAGATGGCAAAGGCAGAGTTTAGCACAGGACAATGGGGTGGGTGTCAGGGCCTTACCTAGTGAGGCCACAAGTGCAaagttctccagcatcacatcaCGGTACAGGCATTTCTGAGCCTCATCAAGAAGGCCCCACTCCTCCCAGGAGAAGTACACGGCCACATCCTCAAAGGTCACGCTGCCCTGCCATGAGGGGAACAGATGAAGCCATAATTGACCTCTCTCCCTAGGACCCACAACTCATCTCCCAACATACGTGTCCCATGCCCATCCTCTTCCCAAGATTCCTGATGCAGAGGAAATACCAGACCCTCTCCCTTCATGGTCTCATCAATCACAATGCTCAGCCCTCAATAAGAGGCAGGTAGGCACAGAGATGTGAGCTAAGCTCAGGACTGGCATGTGGAGCACCTTCTGGAAAGCAATTCCACTGGGTCCTCCACATTATGGCATCCAGACACAACCAAACATGGGCTTGTCCTTCATCCTTAAATCCCTAATATCAAGGTCCTACTGTCATCAGTTCAGATTCTCTCCTCAAGTGCACATTATTCTTTAGACAGCATCTCTTACGTATCTCCAAACCCTAGAGCTGCTACCCCACATCCAGTATCACCTCTCTGCCCCAAATTCTAAGCATCTCCCTGGTCTCCCCATGCTATTCATCATGTGGCATCAGGAGAGTGCTTGTCATAGGTAAACAGGGTCCAGTAATACTCCATACCGCCAATGATCCCCACTGCCAGGGGCAGGCTCAACTATCACTATGACAACCTCCCTAACTGTTCCCTTGTTTCAAACTCAGCCTCCCAGAATCAAATGCAGATAACAGATACTCATggtctttttccacttctgtgtTGTATTTGCTGTCCTCCCACCAGTGAAAAACTTCCTCCTTCCACCTAACCCTCCTCCAGAGACCAGCCCGTGTCCCGCAAGCATTACCATAAAAATCTGTGAATAAGCATCAGCCCCAGCCTCAATGTCATCACACCTCTATTATTCCTATGCTTATGCATCCATCTCCTGTCCATCCTTCTCTTGGGAACCTAAGCCACCCAACACATTACCCTTGTCCCCATACTCCCTCCCTACCTGATAAATTTCCCACCTCACCTGTTTTATTAATGCCCAACATCCCGACCAGGTGTCGACGCATGAAACCCAATCCTTCATACATGCCCTCTTTTCCTGACTGGCTAATTGCAATACACCCTGAGATGTGACCCAAAGCTGGTCCACAAACAAGCCACCTCCCACCACCTCATGGATGTCTCCATCCTAAACCCCCTTCCCAGAGTTCCAGACCTGTGTGTCCAGTTAGCCACTTAATGCTTCCACTCAGTGTTTTCTGAAACAGCCCAGACTCCGAACATGGGCAAAACAAAATTCCTGATATCCCCACTGAAAATAACTACCACTACCAACCTCCTCATCTCACCTGAGGAGCTTTTATCCCTCCTGCTCCTAGGGCCAACAATTCTGGTGGCATTTCTGACTTTTCCCACTCTCCCCCTCATCCACCACATCAGAAAATCTGGTTGTCCAgtctaaaaaaagacaaaatccaGCCACTTCTCCCACTTCTATATCTATTCCTCTGATGCATCAACATTAACCTGGGCTTTGTGGTAGCTTGTTTGCCCGTCTTCCTGCCTCCTCCCTTAAACCTACTATCTTTTCTGCACTCTGCAGCCAGATGGATACTGTTAAAACCTGGATAAGATCACCTCTCTCTTCTGATCCAAACTCTGTTACTCCCTAATACCACTAAACATCCCTGGCATTTCGGGATTGACACTGCCCCCTTGCTCTTTGTTCCCATCAGAAAGGAGACATGCAGTTCCCTTAATACTTCCTGCTCAGTCTCACCTTCAAGAGGTTCCGCATGATGGTACCTATTACTGGCATTGTCTTGCTCTCTCTTCCAGCTGGAAATTTAAAAGTCCTCCATATAACACCTGGCCTGCACTCAGAATCCTGGGCTTGAAGTTTCTTAAGCCTCACTCCTCACCACACAGGCTGGCAGCAGAGCAGGTGAAGAGTCCCTGGATACCAGTCCCAGAAGCTATTTGAGTAGATGTCAGGACTAGTGAGGGGCTGAGACATTCTCCATTTTTACCTGCGTAACTTCCAAAAGGACTTCCACAGCCCTGGAATATGTGGGTAAAGGCAACTGATAGAGGTTAGCAATCATGGCAGGGATTCATGGTCGGGCCTCCCATGTACGCCTGCCCAGCCCTGGATTCAGTGATCTCGGCCTAACCTCTGTGTCTCATTCCTCAGCGCTGTCACGTACCAGCTGTGAGCCTTGGAAAGCACTGCCCAAGTATTCTGAAGCCTGGGGCAAGCTCCCGTACCTTAATGTCCTCATCACCCTCTACATATGTTCTTCCTTTGAACAGCCTTGGGGAACTTATAAACCCTAACTCTGGTCCCGTCGCTCCTTTGTTCAAAACTCTCCGTATCTCCGAGAGCCCTAAGAATGAAAGACACCTTGGCAGCCTGCCTCTCCAGATGCGACTCCCAACATCGCTCCCCGCAGACGCAGGGCGGACGCCGGGGTTCCTGGGATCTCCCGGGTCCGCCGCGCCCGCAGGCCGCCACACGCCGGCCCTCGGCCTGGGAACTTCGCCCACACCCCGTCACGCCGGCTGTCAGGAACCGGGCGCCTCGCGCTCCCGGACGCCGCGGCCTCCGCCGCGACGGAAGCAGGCGCCCTCGGGCAGGCTTTCACGAcgcggggcgggcgggagggcggGGAGCGCCCGGGGGCGCCGCGCTTACCGGGGCCCGGGCCGGGGCGGCGCGCGCGGCCGCCATGGCGGGCTGTGGGCGGGGCCTCGCCCCGGGCTCGCCGGCCCCGCCCTCGGCCGCCTCCGGTCGGCGGGCACGACGGCGCCCGTCCTGCCTTCGTGGTCGGGTCACCGCGGGAGCACCCAAAGCTCTGGGAACCAAGGCGGAGCGGAAGGACCCGAGAGCTGCCAAAACCACCGTCACGCAGGGACGCCtgaggccccgccccggccgaggcGCGCGCAGGAAATGCCCCTGTGCCGGGCCCTCATTGGCTCAGCGCCCCCGCGCTGCTCGCACAGCATTCTGGGTGTTGTAGTTCCCACAGCCCCGCAGAGTAAGGAGACTTCACCTTACCCTGACCTCCAGGAGCCAAGTCCGAGCGTCCCCTCCAGTGGCTCTGGAAAACCTCGTCTCCAGGGTCCCAAGGGGGTCAACGGTCCCTCTGTTCTGAAAGGGGCAGCAGACAGGTTTCACGGAGTATGCCAGGCTTTATGAAGCTCAGCGCTCCAGAGATGAAAAAAATGCCATATACACCCAGTGGCTGCAGTTCCAAATGGCCATATCATTCCATAGAGTCATTCAGACACGAGGGCTCCCGTGGCAGCTGGAAGCTTGTAAGCATTATCTTATTACTCTTCAAATAACACATAGCCTGCATTCTTAATCACCTTTTTGAGTTATACTGTCAGATCAGGGACAAAAGAAAAGGCATGCCCACGTAGGGACATGTCCGGGAAAAGAAGAGGATATGGGACTGCCCTTTGCAGCTGGACAAAGGTGGAACTCTATTCCTGGTTCCCACGCAAACTGGATACAAACCTTTGTAAGTTTAAACAATGGGATTCCTCCCCCATGTTTGTATTCTCTGAGTCTATCAAGTCAGCGCAGAACAATAGGCACACTGGAAAGAGAAGTCTGCCCGGGCCACTTGATGGCATTTCTCTACCCTCTCTAAAATCATCTCCTGTACCAATGGGGGCCTGGGCCCAGGCTGTGGACACCAGGACCTTTTTTACCTAGATTGGGTTGTTTAGGAAGGTTCCTGGGGAGCACTGATGGCAGAAGCTTTCTGGGGGATCTGCCTGACTCACCCCATTCCCCGAGAACAGTCCGTCACCTTGGACCCCTGAGCCAATCACCTTCCCTCCTGTGCAATCTGGAATAAGGTGTGCAGGCTGAGGCCAGTGCTTGTGTTTAGAAGGACTGTTTCATGCCCAGTCCCTGGTGGGAGGAGATGGGACCAGAAAACGGCATGAGGCTGTGGGGCAGAGGGAAGGTGGCTGCTGTGGCCTCCCTGACCAGCCAGGACTCCAGGAGGAGGAGGTGACTGCCCCCTAAAGGCCAGCAGTGAGGCCTTGCCCAGTGAGACCGTCACCTCCAGGCTCACGTTCCACTGGGCAGGGCCAGTTGTCCCCACTCCTTCTTGGGTAAAGTTCACAGCCACATCCTAGAAGATGCCAATACCTGGGAAGTCGTATAGACTTAGCCACTTCGGCTTTTAGTTTGCAGAATGGTATTAGAACTGGTTGCTCATTTGCTGGCGAAGCAGCAGAGAGGAGGGCACCAGAGCAGGGTGGGGTGGCGAGGGTCCTAGTCATCTTGGGGGAAGAGCCTGGGTCGGCGACAGGGTGGTGATGCTGCGGGCATCAGGGGTGCATCACTCGCAGGCCGAATCCGGAGGTCCCCAGGCCCAGAGGGGGCCTGGCCTCAGGGTGGCACTCGGCGTCCGCGGGCTGGGAGGGCGGGCAGAGCGCGACGGGGCAAGGGTGCAGACCTGCAGTCCCACACCCGAGCCCCGAGCCAGGACACCCCGCCCCTCACGAGGACGCCCCCCACTCGCTGGCCGGGGCGCGACCTCAACCCTCAGGACAGCGGCCGCCCCAAGCTGTTGCCGGCCCGCAGCTCACCCAGCGCTGGCGCAGGCCCGGGGCGCTTCGCTCCTCCCATGCtccagaaggaaactgaggcctggagagggggcttcGCTTGCCTGTGGGTCCGGGGCAGTGGGAGGGGAGTTCGGGATTCAATCCAGGCAGCCGACTCTGGGTCTGGGGCCTCTGATCCCTGCCCTCCTCTTTCACCCCTCCTGAGCTTCCGGGTTTCCAAAACGCCCCTCCCTTCTGATGGACCCCCACCTTCCAGGGTCCTCTGCAGCCTGCCCGTTATTCCCACGCGATGGACCAGGCTGATCTTTCCACACGgagctatgttttttttttaagatttatttttccttctttctttccccttcgcctccccccccccccccccagtctgttctctgtgtccagtcactgtatttttctgtgtctgcttgcattcttgtcagcggcaccgggaatctgtgtctctttttgttgcctcgtcttgctctgtcagctctccatgtgtgtgtggagccattcctgggcaggctgcgcttttttcccaTGGGGCTGCTCTctttacaaggtgcactccttgtgcgtggggctcccctatgcggggcgtacccctgcgtggcacggcactacttgtgcacatcagcactgtgcgtggtccagctccacacgggtcaaggaggcccggggtttgaaccctggaccgcccatgtggtaggcagccgCTCTATaagttaagccacatccgcttcccatacgGGGCTATCTTGACCCGCCTTCCTTTAAATGACCTCTTGTAGTCTCCCCAAAACCACCCAATGTGCAGGAACTGTCATTCCTGTTTCTCCCAGGAGGGACCTGCGGCTCAGACAGGCACCTGTGCTGGGAACATTTCCTTCTACGCTGCCGGGGTCTGCTCTCTATTCCAGATTGTTCTCTGCAACAGGTACTGCCCGGGATTCCTGGACTGCTCTCCACCCAAGCCCTCAGTGGCCCAGCGGGGACAACACACCTCAGCCTGGGCGCTCCAGCTGCACGCCCCACCCGCTCCCACCCGTTCCCACGGCAGGCATCGCCTGCCCGCAAACCCCTCCCCTCACCTGGAAGACATAGCCACTGCCCGGACATCCCCGACAGGCCCATCCTGTCACCAGGACATGCTCCacgcgccccgcccccccaccatTGGCAATGATTCCTCCCAGCTCCCCCTAAAGACCACTCACTCCAGGAGCCCCTTTGCCCAGTGT is a genomic window of Dasypus novemcinctus isolate mDasNov1 chromosome 18, mDasNov1.1.hap2, whole genome shotgun sequence containing:
- the LOC101414161 gene encoding zinc finger protein 256 isoform X2, yielding MAAARAAPARAPGSVTFEDVAVYFSWEEWGLLDEAQKCLYRDVMLENFALVASLGCWHGAGDEEASAEQSTPIEGVTQVKTPRAVPLPQKAHPFEMCGSLLNDILHLAEQQGKHHRQKLYMCGTCGKRFYFSANLHHHQKQHTAEKFFKSDMGRALFLKSCKFHMSGKPFTCREVGKDFLIRLGLLQQQARHTGEKPVSYSECRAAVHNGKSYGWGDCKKDFSHKHILVHNQTVLNRGGLYECSECGKAFRYKGSLAQHQKLHTGERPYECNKCGKACTRRSNLIQHQKVHNGEGFYECSECGKFFTHSSMFIQHQRVHTGERPYKCGKCGKSFSQSSGLIHHRRVHNGIRPYKCSECGKSFRLKSNLIQHLRVHTGERPYECTECGKSFSQSSGLIQHRRVHTGERPYECSECGKSFSCKSDLVQHQRIHTGERPYECGECGKSFSRSSGLIQHRKLHTNEMPYVCSQCGNTFSQISRLIKHQRVHTGERPFECSECGKSFSERSVLIQHRRVHTGERPYECGVCGKSFSQNSSLIYHRIIHTGERPYECSECGKSFRLKSNLIQHRRVHTGERPYNCDECGKSFSQSSGLIQHRRVHTGERPYECSVCGKSFSRKFDLIKHRRVHLEQDLMMEANVGNPLASGTAS
- the LOC101414161 gene encoding zinc finger protein 256 isoform X3, encoding MPVIGTIMRNLLKGSVTFEDVAVYFSWEEWGLLDEAQKCLYRDVMLENFALVASLGCWHGAGDEEASAEQSTPIEGVTQVKTPRAVPLPQKAHPFEMCGSLLNDILHLAEQQGKHHRQKLYMCGTCGKRFYFSANLHHHQKQHTAEKFFKSDMGRALFLKSCKFHMSGKPFTCREVGKDFLIRLGLLQQQARHTGEKPVSYSECRAAVHNGKSYGWGDCKKDFSHKHILVHNQTVLNRGGLYECSECGKAFRYKGSLAQHQKLHTGERPYECNKCGKACTRRSNLIQHQKVHNGEGFYECSECGKFFTHSSMFIQHQRVHTGERPYKCGKCGKSFSQSSGLIHHRRVHNGIRPYKCSECGKSFRLKSNLIQHLRVHTGERPYECTECGKSFSQSSGLIQHRRVHTGERPYECSECGKSFSCKSDLVQHQRIHTGERPYECGECGKSFSRSSGLIQHRKLHTNEMPYVCSQCGNTFSQISRLIKHQRVHTGERPFECSECGKSFSERSVLIQHRRVHTGERPYECGVCGKSFSQNSSLIYHRIIHTGERPYECSECGKSFRLKSNLIQHRRVHTGERPYNCDECGKSFSQSSGLIQHRRVHTGERPYECSVCGKSFSRKFDLIKHRRVHLEQDLMMEANVGNPLASGTAS
- the LOC101414161 gene encoding zinc finger protein 256 isoform X1; translation: MAAAAPSVPAQVPMLAETFMDPTQGSVTFEDVAVYFSWEEWGLLDEAQKCLYRDVMLENFALVASLGCWHGAGDEEASAEQSTPIEGVTQVKTPRAVPLPQKAHPFEMCGSLLNDILHLAEQQGKHHRQKLYMCGTCGKRFYFSANLHHHQKQHTAEKFFKSDMGRALFLKSCKFHMSGKPFTCREVGKDFLIRLGLLQQQARHTGEKPVSYSECRAAVHNGKSYGWGDCKKDFSHKHILVHNQTVLNRGGLYECSECGKAFRYKGSLAQHQKLHTGERPYECNKCGKACTRRSNLIQHQKVHNGEGFYECSECGKFFTHSSMFIQHQRVHTGERPYKCGKCGKSFSQSSGLIHHRRVHNGIRPYKCSECGKSFRLKSNLIQHLRVHTGERPYECTECGKSFSQSSGLIQHRRVHTGERPYECSECGKSFSCKSDLVQHQRIHTGERPYECGECGKSFSRSSGLIQHRKLHTNEMPYVCSQCGNTFSQISRLIKHQRVHTGERPFECSECGKSFSERSVLIQHRRVHTGERPYECGVCGKSFSQNSSLIYHRIIHTGERPYECSECGKSFRLKSNLIQHRRVHTGERPYNCDECGKSFSQSSGLIQHRRVHTGERPYECSVCGKSFSRKFDLIKHRRVHLEQDLMMEANVGNPLASGTAS